ACCGGAAGTTTGGTACCACAGTGTTGCCATAACGAGTTGTTCATTCAAGTCCTTTTGGGTGTAAAGTGGTGTAAGCCTGAGCTTCTGGCCGACAATGATAAGGTTCGGATCACTTAAATTATTATATTTGACAAGCTCTTTAACGCTAACTCCCGTTTCCTTGGCGATTTTTGACAGAGTATCGCCTGCTTTTACAACATAAAAATCAGTAGCAAATATTGCAACAGCCATAAGTGTGACGATGATGACAACTAACGCTCTTTTCATAAAAGCCCCTCCCTTTTTAAAGTTTGGCAATAAAATTATATTACTAAAAAGTCTGAAATCACGCACTTCGAATTAATGAAAAAAAAGAAAAATATGTCATTAAAAAAGCATGGAGCTTTTCTTTTTTGAGTATTAATTCAAAGAGCATAACTTAAGGATAGAACTTCTTTGAAGAAGATGGGATATTACGAAAAAAAAGCCTTCTAAATTCAAAAACAGAAAGGTGGCTGATATTATAGGCTGTTACTAATTTTCAAGGCACCCTTAAATATAACAGATTTGCAAAATGGAATTATGTCATAGAATAAGCAATTACTCGATAAGTAAGGATAAGTTCAGCAAAGCAGTGATAATCTCCCAGAAACATATTTGATTCGAAATTGGGTATTATGAAATAATGTTAGCGGTAACATAATCTAAGGAGAGTCATTATGAAGAAGAAAAAAGTGACAATCGAGATGATAGCCAAAGAAGCTGGCGTATCAAAGATGACGGTTTCTAGGGCCATTAACAACCCGGAGAAGCTGAAAAAAAGCACGCTAATAAAAATATTGAATTCCATGAAAAAATATGAATACAAGCCAAGGTTTGTTGCCAGAATACTCGCAGGAAGCAGATCCAATACCTTTGGATTCATCGTGAAATCCAACGAAGATTTCATTATTCCTCCATTCTATGGAGAATGTGTCCGGGGCGCATCCAATTGGTTCAAAAAGCAGAATTACAGATCTATGATCTTTAACATGTCAGACGAACAAAGCAGTTCACTTTTTCTCGATTATATAAATTCGGGACTTATCGATGGATTGATATTATTTGAAGGGACACATGAACAGTCGCTTCTTGAAGCGCTAAAAAGCAATAACATTCCCGTTGTGCTTGTTGGCGAAGATCCCGGGGAGATGTATGATTTCTACTCCGTGTCGTCTGACAATTACAATGGTGCAAGAACGGCGGTTGAGTATCTGATTTCAAAAGGATCACGTGAAATTTGCTATATCACAGGAACCGGGACAAAGCCCTCGGTTGCAGACAGACTAAAGGGATATACTGACGTAATGCGCGAGAACAATCTCAACCCAGTTTATGTAAGCACCGAAAATACACTAAGAGGGGGGATGAAGGCAGTTGACCAATTAATCGAGAAACACCCTGCTTTTGACGCTCTTTTCTGTTTTTCAGATCTTATAGCAATTGGAGCTCTGAGAGGGCTCAGGAAGAGAGGGTTTGATATTCCCAGAGATGTTCGTGTTGTAGGATTTGATAACATTCATATCTCTGAGTACGTCTTCCCCTCTTTAACCACCGTTTCTCAGGACATGAGCTTAATGGGCGAAATTGCTGCTAAAACTCTTCTGCAAGTAATGAACGAGATAAATCCAAATCCCTCAGAAAAACATATAAAGCTTCCTACGCGGCTGATTGTAAGAGAAAGCGCGTAAGAGCTTTCAGGATTCTTTACATCAGGAGGTGTTCTTATGAGAAAGGTCTTTGGGATTGTATTAATTCTTTGTGTTACCGGTATCATTTTAGCAGGTACGACCATTGACTTCATGATGATGAGTGGTTCCGGTGCAAGAGATTTTATCAATGAGGCAGTTCCTTTGTTTGAAAAGGAAACAGGTATCAAAGTCAATGTTGAATTCACAAGCTGGCGCGAAGGCTGGACCAAGTTAATGGCCATGGTAGCCTCAGGGCAGGGTCCAGATGTAACTCAGGTTGGAACAACTTGGGTTGGAGCGCTTCAAGCAACTGGTGCTTTCGTAGACCTCACATCTAAAGCTGATTATTTTGGAGGAGAAGATTATTTCCTCGGTGGTCCCTGGAAGACAAGAGGGTATGACAATCGCATGTACGCCGTTCCCTGGTTTGCTGACATCAGAGCTTTGGTTTACCGAAAAGACCTGATGGAAAAATACGACCTGCCAAATCCACCGAAAACCTGGGGTGATCTCTTGTACGCTGCCATTTTCCTGAAAGAAAAGGGAGAAATGGAATACCCCGTCGGCCTCAGAGGAAAGGGCAACGGGCATTATGTAGGAAGTTTCCTCTGGCAGAACAACGCGGATATTATTTCTGAAGATGGTGAGGAAGTACTTCTCGATTCTGAAAAGGCCTTTGAGTCTGTCAAATTCTGGGCCGATATGCTTGGAAAATACAAGGTAATGTCACCGGGGCTTGCTGATATGGGACATAACGAAATCTGCGTTTCTTTTTTCAATGGGGATGTTGCATTTATGTATCCAGGTCCCTGGTTTGTATTGAAAGTAGATCGCAAGATATCCGAGGAATGGTTAAAGTCTGGAAAAGTAGGAATTGCCCTCCAACCCGGGAAAAACGAAAACTTACGAACAGGATTTGTTGGTGGAAGCAATCTCATGATATCAGTGGAATCTAAAAAGAAAGAAGCGGCCATGAAATGGATCAAATTCCTCACACGACCGGAGATTCAAGCATTGCTCGCTGAAAAAATGTTCGTCGCTCCAACAGTAAAGGCGGCATATGATGAGCCCTTCTTCGATCAGGAACCTTATGCCCAGATGTGGAAAGATTTCAGAGTAATTGGTGATGCTGGTAGCCATTATCCTATTCATCCCGCATGGGGCGCTATGGAGAGGTTCGTTCCTCAGATCATTGTCGATATCTTTAGCGCAAATGCGAACAATAAACTCACAGATGAAACGATACGTTCACTACTGAATAAATACGACAAAGAATTGCAGGACGCGCTTGATTCCTACAAATAATTTGCTAGCATGGGGGAGATCCCTCCCCCATGTTATTTTTTGATCAGAGGTGAACAACACAATGGTGTCGCTAAACGCTAGAAATACTCAGTTTGCTTACAAATTATTAATGCCGGCGATTATTTTAACTTTTCTCGTCCATATTATCCCCACTATTTGGGGAATTTATATTAGTTTTCGAAAACTGAACGTGTATTACATCAGGAATTGGACAGAAGCTCCTTTTATTGGTTTCGCAAATTACAGCAAGGCTTTGAGTAGCCTTCAGGGTGTATTCTGGACTTCACTCGGTTACACGCTTATCTTCGTAATCGCATCTGTATTAGGCTGTTTTATCCTGGGAATTCTTGGAGCAGTTCTTTTGAATGACAATTTCAGAGGTAGAAATATTATTAGAGGAATCCTGCTTGTGCCGTATATTCTTCCTGGTGTTGTTAGTCTAACAAACCTCAGGTTTATGCTCTTGCAGGATTGGGGGATAATTAATTCTATATTGTTGAATATAGGATTGATAAACGAGCCCATTTCCTGGCTAACTGGAAAAATGGCTTTGGTATCAATAATAATTGGAAATATATGGATTCGCTGGCCACTATGGTTCATAACGATACTCGCGAGTCTGCAGAGTATTCCCGGTGAGCTTTATGAAGCGGCAAAGGTTGATGGCGCTTCAGATTGGCAAGGGTTCAGGCATATTACGCTTCCCTCGATTTCGCCAACAATTACCGTTTTGACAGTGCTAACCGCGTTGTGGTCATTTAATAATTTTACTGTTCCTTTTATTCTTACTGGCGGATCGCCTTCAAAAGAGGCAAATATCCTTTCACTAAACATCTGGATTAGGTCCTTCAAAAACTGGGATTTTGGAATGGGAGCAGCAATGAGTGTTGTTATGATGCTGATTATGCTGGTTCTTATATTAACCTACCTCAGACTCACAAAATTGGAGGCAGAATGATGAGAAAGAAGATAATAAAAAGGACACTCAAAGTAGTGGGAATTATTTTTTTGCTACTATTTGTCCTGTTTCCAATATACTGGCTTGTGGTTTCCTCATTGAAGTATCCCGAAGACATCTACACCATGCATCCAAGTCTTTTCCCGGATAGAATAAGATTATCGAATTATCTTGACATATGGGAAACCATCCCGATGGCGAAATATTACAAGAACAGCCTAATAGTTTCGTTTTCATCCATGATACTTGCGACTATCGTTGCGACCTTTGCAGGTTATGCCCTTTCGAAATTCAAATTTCCTGGTAGAAAGACGGTTGGCATTACTTTTCTTGTCACTCAGATGTTTCCGGGCATACTATTTCTTTTGCCCTACTACCTGATTTTTATACTTATTAAAAACAAGCTGGGTATTCCTCTTATTGGTACTTACCCGGGGTTAATAATTACCTATACCGCCTTTGTGGGACCGTTTGCGATCTGGGTTATGCGGGGGTAT
This genomic interval from Kosmotoga pacifica contains the following:
- a CDS encoding LacI family DNA-binding transcriptional regulator, with the protein product MKKKKVTIEMIAKEAGVSKMTVSRAINNPEKLKKSTLIKILNSMKKYEYKPRFVARILAGSRSNTFGFIVKSNEDFIIPPFYGECVRGASNWFKKQNYRSMIFNMSDEQSSSLFLDYINSGLIDGLILFEGTHEQSLLEALKSNNIPVVLVGEDPGEMYDFYSVSSDNYNGARTAVEYLISKGSREICYITGTGTKPSVADRLKGYTDVMRENNLNPVYVSTENTLRGGMKAVDQLIEKHPAFDALFCFSDLIAIGALRGLRKRGFDIPRDVRVVGFDNIHISEYVFPSLTTVSQDMSLMGEIAAKTLLQVMNEINPNPSEKHIKLPTRLIVRESA
- a CDS encoding extracellular solute-binding protein gives rise to the protein MRKVFGIVLILCVTGIILAGTTIDFMMMSGSGARDFINEAVPLFEKETGIKVNVEFTSWREGWTKLMAMVASGQGPDVTQVGTTWVGALQATGAFVDLTSKADYFGGEDYFLGGPWKTRGYDNRMYAVPWFADIRALVYRKDLMEKYDLPNPPKTWGDLLYAAIFLKEKGEMEYPVGLRGKGNGHYVGSFLWQNNADIISEDGEEVLLDSEKAFESVKFWADMLGKYKVMSPGLADMGHNEICVSFFNGDVAFMYPGPWFVLKVDRKISEEWLKSGKVGIALQPGKNENLRTGFVGGSNLMISVESKKKEAAMKWIKFLTRPEIQALLAEKMFVAPTVKAAYDEPFFDQEPYAQMWKDFRVIGDAGSHYPIHPAWGAMERFVPQIIVDIFSANANNKLTDETIRSLLNKYDKELQDALDSYK
- a CDS encoding carbohydrate ABC transporter permease; amino-acid sequence: MNNTMVSLNARNTQFAYKLLMPAIILTFLVHIIPTIWGIYISFRKLNVYYIRNWTEAPFIGFANYSKALSSLQGVFWTSLGYTLIFVIASVLGCFILGILGAVLLNDNFRGRNIIRGILLVPYILPGVVSLTNLRFMLLQDWGIINSILLNIGLINEPISWLTGKMALVSIIIGNIWIRWPLWFITILASLQSIPGELYEAAKVDGASDWQGFRHITLPSISPTITVLTVLTALWSFNNFTVPFILTGGSPSKEANILSLNIWIRSFKNWDFGMGAAMSVVMMLIMLVLILTYLRLTKLEAE
- a CDS encoding carbohydrate ABC transporter permease; the protein is MRKKIIKRTLKVVGIIFLLLFVLFPIYWLVVSSLKYPEDIYTMHPSLFPDRIRLSNYLDIWETIPMAKYYKNSLIVSFSSMILATIVATFAGYALSKFKFPGRKTVGITFLVTQMFPGILFLLPYYLIFILIKNKLGIPLIGTYPGLIITYTAFVGPFAIWVMRGYFDTVPSELREAALIDGCGNFRAFTKIILPTAKPGIATVAILSFMKSWNEVLFATVLTNNNTRTLPLGLYEFQQEFMTSWNLVMAAGIAISLPVLIFFIFLQRYFVSGFTSGAVKG